Proteins co-encoded in one Amia ocellicauda isolate fAmiCal2 chromosome 11, fAmiCal2.hap1, whole genome shotgun sequence genomic window:
- the ndst1b gene encoding bifunctional heparan sulfate N-deacetylase/N-sulfotransferase 1b has product MNFCGRVRRLFRQLTLQTSLLLLFAFCMVSVFVSAYFLYGVKRELEPAGDGPPQDCDDPKVTPSRLLPLKTMKPADTSRTDPVVLVFVESLYSQLGQEIVAILESSRFKYRTEISPGKGDMPTLTDKDRGRFTLVIYENILKYVNLDAWNRELLDKYCVEYGVGIIGFFKANENSLLSAQLKGFPLFLHSNLGLKDCSVNSKSPLLFITKAHEVEQGLLPGDDWTVFQSNHSTYEPVLLAKTKSAESIPQLGVSAALHTSVVQDLGLHDGIQRVLFGNNLNFWLHKLVFVDAVSFLTGKRLSLSLDRYLLVDIDDIFVGKEGTRMKVPDVKALLETQNELRTYVPNFTFNLGFSGKFFHTGTDEEDKGDDLLLSYVKEFWWFPHMWSHMQPHLFHNQTVLAEQMMLNKRFATEHGIPTNMGYAVAPHHSGVYPVHVQLYEAWKKVWGIKVTSTEEYPHLKPARYRRGFIHSGISVLPRQTCGLFTHTIFYNEYPGSPKELDKIINGGELFLTVLLNPISIFMTHLSNYGNDRLGLYTFKNLIKFTQSWTNLKLQTLPPVQLAQRYFQIFPEERDPLWQDPCEDKRHKDIWSKEKTCDRFPKLLVIGPQKTGTTALYLFLGMHPDLTSNYPSKETFEEIQFFNGHNYHKGIDWYMEYFPLPSNTSSDFYFEKSANYFDSEVAPKRAASLLPKAKVITILINPADRAYSWYQHQRAHDDPVALKYTFHEVITAGHDAPLKLRILQNRCLVPGWYATHLERWLNYYHSNQILVLDGQLLRTEPALIMDKIQKFLGLTNIINYHKILAFDPKKGFWCQLLEGGKTKCLGKSKGRKYPEMDLDSRAFLRDHYREHNIELSKLLYKMGQSLPSWLREELVNAR; this is encoded by the exons ATGAACTTCTGCGGCAGAGTGCGGCGGCTCTTCCGGCAGCTCACGCTCCAGACGAGCCTGCTGCTGCTCTTTGCCTTCTGCATGGTGAGCGTCTTCGTCTCGGCCTACTTCCTCTACGGGGTCAAGCGGGAGCTGGAGCCGGCCGGGGACGGGCCGCCGCAAGACTGCGACGACCCCAAGGTCACCCCCTCACGCTTGCTCCCCCTGAAGACGATGAAGCCGGCTGACACCTCGCGCACAGACCCAGTGGTGCTGGTTTTCGTGGAGAGCCTGTACTCTCAACTTGGCCAGGAGATCGTGGCCATCCTGGAATCCAGCCGATTCAAATATAGGACCGAGATCTCCCCGGGAAAGGGGGACATGCCCACCCTCACGGACAAGGACAGGGGCCGCTTCACCCTGGTCATCTACGAAAACATCCTCAAATACGTTAACTTGGATGCCTGGAACCGAGAGCTACTAGACAAATACTGTGTGGAATACGGAGTGGGAATAATCGGTTTCTTCAAG GCCAATGAGAACAGTTTGCTCAGTGCCCAGTTAAAGGGCTTCCCGCTGTTTTTGCACTCCAACCTGGGCTTGAAGGACTGCAGTGTGAACTCCAAGTCCCCCCTCCTGTTCATCACAAAAGCTCACGAGGTCGAGCAGGGCCTATTGCCTGGCGATGACTGGACCGTCTTCCAGTCCAACCACTCCACCTACGAGCCCGTGCTGCTGGCCAAGACCAAGTCTGCAGAGAGCATCCCCCAGCTGGGCGTGAGTGCCGCGCTGCACACCTCCGTGGTGCAGGACCTGGGGCTCCACGACGGCATCCAGCGTGTCCTCTTCGGCAACAACCTCAACTTCTGGCTGCACAAACTGGTCTTTGTGGACGCCGTGTCCTTCCTGACAGGCAAgcgtctctccctgtctctggaCCGCTACCTGCTGGTGGACATTGATGATATCTTTGTCGGCAAAGAGGGCACACGCATGAAGGTCCCGGATGTAAAG gCTCTGCTGGAGACTCAGAATGAGCTACGCACCTATGTTCCCAATTTTACCTTCAATCTTGGCTTCTCAGGAAAGTTTTTTCACACTG GTACGGATGAGGAGGACAAGGGGGACGACCTTTTGCTGTCTTATGTGAAGGAGTTCTGGTGGTTCCCGCACATGTGGAGTCACATGCAGCCACATCTTTTCCACAATCAGACCGTGCTAGCAGAACAAATGATGCTCAACAAGCGTTTTGCCACT GAGCATGGTATCCCCACTAATATGGGCTATGCAGTGGCCCCCCATCACTCTGGAGTGTATCCTGTCCATGTGCAGCTCTATGAGGCCTGGAAGAAGGTTTGGGGGATCAAGGTGACCAGCACAGAGGAATACCCCCACCTGAAACCTGCCCGCTACCGCCGCGGCTTCATCCACAGTGGAATAAGT GTTCTCCCAAGGCAGACCTGTGGCTTATTCACACACACGATCTTCTACAATGAATACCCAGGCAGCCCCAAGGAGCTCGATAAAATCATTAATGGTGGGGAACTCTTCCTCACAGTCCTGTTGAACCCT ATTAGCATTTTCATGACCCACCTGTCTAACTATGGCAATGATCGGCTCGGGCTGTACACCTTCAAGAACCTCATCAAATTCACTCAGTCCTGGACCAATCTGAAGCTGCAGACTCTGCCTCCCGTCCAGCTCGCCCAACGCTACTTCCAGATCTTCCCTGAGGAGAGAGACCCCCTCTGGCAG GACCCTTGTGAAGACAAAAGGCACAAAGATATCTGGTCAAAAGAAAAAACTTGTGACCGATTTCCAAAACTACTCGTCATCGGTCCACAGAAGACAG GTACCACAGCTCTCTATCTCTTCTTGGGTATGCATCCTGATCTCACCAGTAATTATCCAAGCAAGGAAACCTTTGAAGAAATCCAGTTCTTCAATGGACACAACTACCACAAAGGAATAGACTG GTATATGGAATACTTTCCCCTTCCCTCCAACACCAGTTCAGATTTTTACTTTGAGAAGAGTGCCAATTACTTTGATTCGGAGGTGGCACCAAAGAGGGCAGCTTCTCTCTTACCCAAGGCCAAGGTCATCACTATACTCATCAACCCTGCAGACCGGGCCTATTCCTGGTACCAG CACCAGCGCGCTCATGACGACCCAGTAGCACTGAAGTACACTTTCCATGAGGTAATCACGGCCGGCCACGATGCCCCCCTCAAACTCCGCATCCTACAGAACCGCTGCTTGGTGCCAGGCTGGTACGCTACCCACCTTGAGCGATGGCTAAACTACTACCACTCCAACCAG ATCCTGGTCCTGGATGGACAGCTGTTGAGAACTGAGCCAGCACTGATCATggataaaatacagaaatttCTGGGGTTGACAAATATCATTAATTACCACAAAATCCTGGC GTTTGATCCCAAGAAAGGGTTTTGGTGTCAACTTCTAGAAGGAGGGAAGACCAAATGTCTGGGGAAGAGCAAAGGAAGAAAGTATCCCGAGATGGACTTGGAT TCCCGAGCTTTCCTGAGAGACCACTACCGGGAGCACAATATTGAGCTGTCGAAGCTGCTGTACAAAATGGGACAGTCGTTGCCTAGCTGGCTTCGGGAGGAGCTGGTGAATGCGAGGTAG